Proteins from one Palaemon carinicauda isolate YSFRI2023 chromosome 44, ASM3689809v2, whole genome shotgun sequence genomic window:
- the LOC137634398 gene encoding glutamate receptor 2-like: protein MGYYGLPVSWVKVLLLGDQYKVWSHDPYAKQTAPKNEGVEFREIFTYGPKTTEPAQEKVGLWVPGVAGPGKKLPYRAEIVAPKDFRGNIIRVAVIQKADVAVSPLSLTIPRLSVMDFSPAVDHDTVRMVILNHVDHDPMDWGTYIEGFHWSVWISLIALWLVMSIGIAKVAESDDDITIYNYLFYFIGALAQQGCAVVPSYFRGRVILFFFWVGSVLLYASYTACLTSQLAVVPDQQPFHSLSEAITSAGYYLSTRKGTSYVSEMKTSRDEGLRKAYEQLMDDPSLLVDSTKDGIQLLHSRERKVVFMLDVNSIGYELQGSCSYKWVGPEYFPEYVYIGYRKNLSYANVLSKYISKAADYGITYKLRERWQYNQRQCDTGSAFRRLTFSKTVMAFTILTVGACLGLSILLLERFVKYRHSKRLLYVFTSKDAWVKVKKRRRSTLYKQVSELHFINK, encoded by the exons atggGGTACTATGGTCTTCCcgtgtcttgggttaaagttctcttgcttgggg ATCAATACAAGGTTTGGTCACATGACCCGTATGCCAAGCAAACGGCTCCAAAA aaTGAAGGAGTGGAATTCCGTGAAATATTCACTTATGGCCCCAAAACAACAGAACCTGCGCAGGAAAAAGTAGGGTTATGGGTGCCGGGTGTGGCTGGCCCCGGGAAGAAACTCCCCTACAGGGCAGAGATCGTTGCCCCGAAGGATTTCAGAGGAAACATCATTAGGGTGGCCGTTATTCAG AAAGCTGACGTAGCTGTCAGTCCACTGAGCTTAACCATACCTAGGTTATCGGTGATGGATTTCTCACCTGCTGTTGACCATGACACTGTCAGGATGGTCATCCTGAACCACGTAGACCATGACCCAATGGACTGGGGTACCTACATCGAAGGATTCCATTG GTCAGTGTGGATAAGTCTTATAGCCTTATGGTTAGTTATGAGCATTGGAATTGCTAAAGTGGCAGAATCAGATGATGACATAACCATCTACAATTATCTCTTCTACTTCATTGGTGCCCTTGCCCAGCAAG GCTGTGCAGTTGTACCCAGCTACTTCAGGGGCCGTGTCATCCTCTTTTTCTTCTGGGTaggatctgtgttactgtatgcatCATACACGGCTTGCCTAACATCTCAGCTTGCTGTTGTTCCTGATCAGCAACCTTTTCATTCCTTAAGTGAAGCCATCACGTCAGCTGGGTACTATTTATCAACGAGGAAAGGGACCTCTTACGTTAGTGAGATGAAA ACTTCCCGTGATGAAGGGCTCAGGAAGGCCTATGAACAACTTATGGATGACCCTTCTCTACTGGTAGATTCTACGAAGGATGGCATACAGCTCCTACACTCTAGAGAA AGAAAGGTTGTCTTCATGCTGGATGTGAACTCCATCGGCTACGAGTTACAAGGAAGCTGCTCTTACAAGTGGGTGGGTCCAGAATACTTTCCCGAGTATGTCTACATAGGATACAGGAAAAATCTGTCTTATGCCAACGTTTTATCAAAGTA CATCAGCAAGGCAGCTGATTATGGCATCACATACAAGCTTCGGGAACGATGGCAATACAACCAAAGACAATGTGACACTGGAAGTGCTTTTCGACGGCTCACCTTTTCAAAAACAGTTATGGCTTTTACAATCCTTACAGTTGGGGCGTGTCTTGGATTGTCCATTCTCCTTCTGGAGAGATTTGTCAAATATCGGCATTCTAAAAGGTTACTGTACGTTTTCACAAGTAAAGATGCCTGGGTGAAGGTCAAGAAAAGGAGACGAAGCACCTTATACAAACAAGTATCAGAACTTCACTTTATAAATAAGTAA